A portion of the Mangifera indica cultivar Alphonso unplaced genomic scaffold, CATAS_Mindica_2.1 Un_0012, whole genome shotgun sequence genome contains these proteins:
- the LOC123205681 gene encoding biotin synthase, mitochondrial-like: MLQIRSILTSQRSLRRSKLFPFHSSRLCYSAAAVESERTIREGPRHDWSKDEIKSIYDSPVLDLLFHGAQVHRDAHNFREVQQCTLLSIKTGGCSEDCSYCPQSSRYNTGVKAQKLMTKETVMQAAQKAKEAGSTRFCMGAAWRDTIGRKTNFNNILEYVKEIREMGMEVCCTLGMLEKQQALELKKAGLTAYNHNLDTSREYYPNIITTRSYDERLETLKHVREAGINVCSGGIIGLGEAEEDRVGLLHTLATLPTHPESVPFNDSSVCGSSKNQFDENMYDVPSQDAGKSQSHAYNGGPECSTRRHGSINIGAYPTDIATDT; this comes from the exons ATGCTGCAAATTCGCTCCATTTTAACTTCTCAACGAAGCTTAAGACGGTCCAAATTATTCCCATTTCATTCTTCCCGTTTGTGTTATTCAGCGGCTGCAGTTGAATCTGAGAGAACTATCAGAGAAGGCCCTAGACACGACTGGTCCAAAGATGAGATCAAGTCCATTTACGACTCTCCTGTTCTCGATCTCCTCTTCCATGGA GCTCAAGTTCACAGAGACGCTCATAACTTCAGGGAGGTGCAGCAGTGCACTCTTCTCTCTATCAAGACCGGTGGCTGTAGTGAGGATTGTTCGTATTGTCCTCAATCCTCAAGATACAACACTGGAGTAAAAGCACAAAAGCTAATGACTAAGGAAACTGTGATGCAGGCAGCACAGAAA gcAAAGGAGGCTGGCAGTACACGTTTTTGTATGGGTGCTGCATGGAGAGACACAATAGGGAGGAAGACCAATTTCAACAACATCCTTGAATATGTGAAAGAAATAAG GGAAATGGGGATGGAGGTATGCTGTACATTAGGCATGCTGGAGAAGCAGCAGGCTTTAGAACTCAAGAAAGCAGGCCTTACAGCATATAACCATAACCTTGATACCTCCAGAGAATATTATCCGAATATTATCACTACAAGAAGTTATGATGAACGCTTGGAAACCCTTAAACATGTCCGTGAAGCTGGGATTAATGTCTGTTCAG GAGGAATAATAGGCCTTGGAGAGGCAGAGGAAGACCGAGTTGGTTTGTTGCATACTTTGGCAACTCTCCCAACTCATCCAGAGAGTGTTCCCTTCAACGATTCTTCCGTTTGCGGAAGCAGCAAAAACCA GTTTGATGAGAACATGTACGATGTTCCAAGTCAGGACGCTGGCaaaagtcaaagtcatgcttaTAATGGAGGGCCTGAATGTAGCACAAGACGTCATGGCTCTATAAATATTGGAGCATATCCAACTGACATAGCAACTGACACATAG